Genomic segment of Nitrospiria bacterium:
GATGGTGGACCGGACGGAGGCGCTTTATTTGAAGCTGATCGAGGGATCCTGACTGTGGGGGGTTGATCGGCCGGCGGACGCGATCATGAGGATGATCGATATGAGGCGGGAGGCGTTCCGGGAAAAACGAGGTTGAGGGTTTCGGGAACGATCGTCAACCGGGCCGGGGCGGTGCCGACGGCCTCGCCGTCGGCCTGAAGCGGGACCGGACTTTCGATTTCGACCGACCTTCCGTGGTGGAATTCCACGTCCTTCATCCGATGGTGCAGTCCCGCGATCACGCCCAGCGTGTATTTCATATAGGTCAGGGGACCCCGTCCTTTAAAAAGGCAGAGGACCAGCTCCGGCCGGTCCAGTCGGACATGGGGCACGATGGCAAAGGGACCGCCGTAACAACGGGCCTTGGCGGTGATTCCCGACGTGCCCTTCACCTCACGCCCATCGACGCGGAACGTGACGGTGGAATAGTCGTAGCGGAACAATTGGATGATTCCGGCCGCCATGTAGGCCAACATGCCCAGTTTCTTCGGGCCGGGCGGAACGCTCCGGACGATGCTCGCGTCGAATCCCGCGCCGACCATGAGAATGAAAAGGCGCTGGTTTGGCGAAGCCGGATGGAGCCTCCCCCTCCCGCTCGCGTTGCTCGCCGGGCCGATCTGTCCCA
This window contains:
- a CDS encoding diacylglycerol kinase family protein; translation: MMAKKPTLILNPVAGPVWRRRKSRQLIDHLKTLFPDLTVHPTGRAGDGERLARMLSSGAHDLILAAGGDGTYHEVINGMRGSAVPLGILPMGTGNSLIREVGLPTNPIKAATAIRNGVVRPIYLGQIGPASNASGRGRLHPASPNQRLFILMVGAGFDASIVRSVPPGPKKLGMLAYMAAGIIQLFRYDYSTVTFRVDGREVKGTSGITAKARCYGGPFAIVPHVRLDRPELVLCLFKGRGPLTYMKYTLGVIAGLHHRMKDVEFHHGRSVEIESPVPLQADGEAVGTAPARLTIVPETLNLVFPGTPPASYRSSS